TACAGAGTGTTTCGAAATACGTGAACTCACAAACTCGTCTCTCTATCCAAATCTGCCTCCTTCTTTTCATCGCCTCTTTTATGTCCAATGGCAACTTCAACTGTTGAGCTGCAGAATAACAGAAAAAGACTCACATCACCACGGAGAAATCAGACTTTGGTAGTCAAAAAGCTGATAAGAAACTGTGAGCGACTAGAGTGTGCTGTTTTAACAAAAGAATACAAGCTGTTTTGTGTCAGCTCATTCTTTACGATCAAAAGGTAAAACAAAATtgatttattagtgctgtcagttgattaaaatatgtattgattattgtaattaataactaaataattaatattcaaattatttaattattaatcatttaatatttaaacatttaaatatgtatcatatttaaaccatttaaatattaattaatattgaacatttatttcacaattaacctgttaatgcatttgtttctttttttggaaaaaataaataattgtgtaaTTATTGTGTTGATGGCTCTCATAGCGGAACATATGCATATGTATAATCATTCTAGACTTAAATTTCATCCTCTGTTAAACAGACCATATGagtttgattaataaaaaattatatacttcACCCTCTAACACTTGCACTCTCTGTTCTATTTTTAACTACTTGTTTtcttcttatttaaaaaaaaaaaaaaaaaaaaaacctgcaacACTAGTGTGCTCTATTCTTTCTCTATTCTTttgacttattttatttaaaaaatttgaccctctaacactagcattctctATACATTTTCTAttctacttttttctttttatttattattaaaaaatgataataaaaacatgtactGTGTTAGACTAACCAAGATttgtcacagcacttacatatttttgctcttttgttggttttgattgcttctattgtcctcttttgtaagttgctttggataaaagcatctgcaaaatgactaaatgcatATGTACTGCATAcaatatttactgagaaaaattaCTGGAGTTCCACAAGagattgtatgtgtgtgtgtattggttTGACCTACATTATAGGGCCAAAATTGGCTTCACAATGACTAACTGTACATTATGAGAACATGCTAACTATCCCCATAACTCAAAAGGCTAAATAAACATACtaaacaattttaaacattaaaaaaaccctCACTAGTTCAAATCAGCTCTGAATATTCCGAttcacacaacaaaatgaaacgGTTATGTccaattaaataaaagcattaccaatgttaaaacaaaaaaagaaacagcatGAAGTGCATTTAATTAATTGCATGTGTTAACTTTTACAGCCCTATTTTACATGACTACAGTACCTGACCTCAGTGAGTtgaaggaacagttcacccaaaactgaaatatactcaccctcaggtcatccaagaagAATATGAATTTGTTTcctcatcagaacagatttggagaaatgtagcattacatcacttgctcaccaaaggatcctctgaagtgaatgggtgccgtcagaatgagagtccaaacagctataaaaacatcacaataattcacaaataatccacaccactccagtccatcagcatcttgtgaagtaaaaagcttTGTgcttataagaaacaaatccatcaaggtTTAAATTACCTTTAAATCGTcatttctggccaaaatacgagtccataatccataccTCCATCAAAAATCCCAacttgtcctctcacatcaaaatacaCCAACATgcttgtttagaactgtttttgcttgtaaggTGTGCTTGATGTGTATATATTTCTGTCCTGATAGATgatactttatattttattccatATTCCATATTCCATATTTTAGCTGGAGCCAAcaaattacttgtggattattgtgatgtttttatcagctgttttggctctcattctgacggcacccattcacagcagaggatccattggtgagcaagtgatgtaatgctacactTCTccaacaaactcatttacatctcggatggcctgagggtgagcccattttaaagtgcccctattatgggtaatgaaaggttcgtattttggttttgggagtccccaacaacaggttgacatgcatgcaaggtcaaaaaacactttcattatcttacaatatgcatttattttttaccttacttgctcaacgactccaaAACGgttcgctcaacgattcattttcctaaacccctcctttgcgtggcgctaatctgcagtgattggtccgattggtctcattttcattttggtctcatttatcatgcctgtaatgcctgataaagcagcttgtgagcacagtgctgctttgtgtacagcgttaccggggaaacagctatttttaccgCTACAAAAgctgcacctagtggcaaagaatgaatctgcattttcattcagaccaacacgaaaagaccaacaagtgggcgggcatatgctaatgtttcatgttgacgtcaacataaAACAGCTtgggatttgttttaaaaacgactcgtttcaatgattcagagtcaactctttcttttgagagacaataactttatacacagtgcactttcaaatttaaaactttgcaggatgttttcattcacttaaagctgtgttacacactgcatgaaaggacATTTTctaaaatccataataggggcactttaagcaaattttcatttttgggtgaactactcctttaaaatTGTGCATACACTAAAGCTTGACCTTTGACCTatcaaaaaaaatcatgcttttCCATGCATTTAACATTctcaacaaatacacacaaacatgcacacaaagCCTAAAATGCTCTGGAACAAAGAGCTTGAGTCTCACAATGTGATGACAGTGTTTTTAGTAAGATGCCCTTTGTAAAGCCTGGAATTATTCCACTGTTGTTAAACTCTGATGAGAAAGACGCAACATTTTTTAGAAAAGGAAAAAAGGTTTGAAAATATAGGAAACATGAACCATAAGCACCAAAAGATGGAGGCCAGACACCCACAGCACTAGTGTATATACAGTGATCGTGCACAGACGGGTTAGGTTGCGTCTTACCTTTGGAAATCAGCATCTGAGACATTAGGAGAGGGAGCTTATGAGTGACAGGGATGAAAAATTCAGTCATAATATGAGCCTGATAGTCACACTTCCATTTTACAGAGAACAGCATGTTTGAGGAGTTCACTAATGGAATGACTTCATAATGTAGTTGCATGAAAGTCCTTAAGTAATTTGACTTAGGAGTAtccctgaggggaaaaaattccCTGAGGCAagggatttctttaagagcgTTGCAACAAacgtcttaactgtcacccttACCTAAGTGTTTATACTAAGCGTTTAACGCTAGTTCCTGGCAACATACGGCAATGGGTGCCGCGGTTGCTATAGTTCTACATCTCACAATAAACTGTATAGATATGTATATCTCtgacaataaacagaacataacaaaatataaacctAACCAACTAAAACACGAACAAATAAACGAGCGCTACTGTGCTGTTTTGTGTACAGTCGTTACCGAGGAAACCGCTTTGTTTCTAAAgtgaaagcgcctcctgctgaccaatgacggaaatgttaataaatgtgaaaattaacCCATGTTTTGATGCTGCAAAcacacagagttgtaaatgtgaacaggTGGATCGACAAgaagataatgcattataaaaagttAAACAGTTAAggcatacattacatttatattgttatttaattaatgtaggctaatagttgattaattataattgtttaagttaatataataattgatacaactcatccattttcttaaattatattttttgttttgttttgtgaaaacctgtaagTCATgcattttacagtcatttttcagtttaatatgttaccaTAGTCATTGCCCTACTATgcttatatgatttttttttttgtgcaggtcttacAAAATGTCTTATGTCTtacatttgagcttaaaaatcttaaaaaatactGAGATTAAGATGATTTAAGGGAGCTGTTTTGGTCCCTTAAATGTATCGAGGTGAAATAGTTACTAAGGACTTTGTAGCAACGCTTAAGGGAACACTTAGATAATTCAGGGGATTACTTAATGACAGCCTTAAGTTTCCTTTAAATTGACCTTTAGGATTTTTCTAGCAACCCAAGTTTCACTAAGGGTTCCCTTAACCTTACAACTAAGGGATTTCTTAACTTAAGGGCTTTCATGCAACCGGGCCCAGATCCTGAATGATGCCACAACTGGATTACAGATGAATCTACTTTATTCAGTTATCTAGGAATTTCACTTTATCCACTAAGATTCTTATTTAATTCTACTGGGAGTTGATTCCAAATTGggataaaaacattttagcaaTCCTATATATCCAttagcattttataaataaagctGAAGGGGCTCAGATATGACCAAACTCTGATCTGAGAATGAAAATGTAGGTTTCTGGATCTTTTTAAAAGTAGgaattcagtttaattttccATAGGAGGAGTAAAACTGAACATGTCCCACTGTAACATAAACtactatgtattttttttgtccCAATGCATTGTTTGTAGGTGTGTGGTGAGATTAAAGTGACATGTTTGAATATTGTCATGTGCACGAGAGAATGTACTGAGGGAATATTCAATCCAAACCTTTTGGAGCTTTGATCTTTGTTGGTGCTGTCAGTGTTGAGGCCTTTCCAGATATTTCCAAAAGACGACTTTGTCATTTCATCTGAAATGTTGACCGTTGATGGATCGTCCCTTGATGAACgcaaacacatttttatgcatttttaaccaCAGACTATTGCTGTCATATCTACtgtattttgaaagaaattgtcCTTCAAGAAGAAAGGAGGCCACCTAAAcacttttacaaaaattaatgaCTGCAAGCTGTATAGCTCTAAATGAAATATGtgaaattacattacattatattaatattacactaaaaatgtttcataaaaaataaatacactactgtttaactGTTTGCgtcagtatgaaaaaaaaacgttacaaaacagtaatgttgtgaaaaaaaattataatttaaattaagtttttattgtaatgtattttaaaatgatttattcctgtcatggcaaagctgaattttcagcatcattactcaagtcttcagtgtcacatgatgcttgagtaatcattcaaatatactgatttgctgctcaagaaacatttgatgTCCAGTTGTGACACTTAGtatctttgtggaaactgattttttttttctttttttccataattctttgattaataaaaagttcaaaagaacagcatttatttatatctgttttatcagcatttattttatcttttgttacatcataaatatttgtattgtaacttttgaacaatttgctgaaaaaaaaaagcattcatttcttttaaaactaaatcttactgacccaaacctttgaacggtagtgtatgttttcttaaaaaaaaaaaatttaataaatacatacatacataaataagtaaataaataaatgtgctttgtataatatctaaattaattggttaaattaattattcaataaaatatttatttcaaatcacTGAATCAATATAAATAATCTAACAAAGCTAGATTTAAGGGCTAGATTAGATAACAACAGCAGGTTGCCCATTTTACAGTCTACatacacagatttttttttctacttacTTAAAATGCCCCTCTAAGGGCACTTGTACAATTCCTTCATCCTCCATCAAGACACACTGATTCTCCTAAAAGTGAGAATAAAACATGTTGGTGACCTGTCCTTTTAAAACATTGACTGCAGTGATTGGTCATTGCCGTCCAATAGCAGTATGTGATGGGGGGTGGTGGTACCTCTTGCTGTGCGTcttccatttttttcttcttgctcTCGGGCATGAGGTCATCAAGCCAGCTGAGATCTCGCTTAGAGAAGACAAAATCCAACAGCTTACGGATGAACACAAGGGCTAAGACCTGCAAGAAAACACGCAGACATCATATGAGATACACGCATGTATtgcacacacaatatatatatatatatatatatatatatatatatatatatatagtatctatctatctatataaacataaacacaTATCTTACCATCATAGGAAAGACTATGGCAGCTCTGGAAGTTTTAATGACCCAGAGAAGCACCAAGCAGCTGAGCTGGATAATGGTGAACAGGTGAACCTTTCTCAATGGGACGTGTCTCAGGTAGATAAAATCAGGCTGGTGTTTCGTCGGCATCCCAAACAACTTCAGACGATCAAAGAACTGAAcggcaaacacaaacacaactaaCACTGTCAAAATTGCAAATCAAAAATGTCAATTCAGTGTCGTTAACAAAAAAATTCAAGCTAAAActattaacaaatatttttgtatatatatatatatatacaatacaaacacaatattatttaaatgtaatattcatataatatttgaatattagatttaaaaaaaaaaaacttaaaaagttagtaactaactgaaataaattaagatGAAGTTGGGgtactaaaaataattaaagcaaaagcctaaaatattataaattattatattatattattagataaattattatagattattaaatattttaatcattaaaccattaaattaaattataaagctaaatggaaatatttaaataaattattatacattattatattatattatgatataaattattatgataaattataataaattattaaaatatttacattattaaaccattaaattataaagttaaatggaaatataaaaaaaatatataaaaaattacaaaagcacataatattattaaaacaaactcaaataaaatctgagaatataaaaaataaaagctaatacaaaatattaataaatgctataacagtatataaacaatactaaaatagcaTAAGCCACTCCTACAAACATCTGAATAAACAACTATCAAGCACAATATTCAGCAATTATATAACATAATTCAGCAATTGCAGTACCTGTATGCCCCTGAGAGATGACGCTCCCATATAGAGGAAAACGCCATATAACACAGGCATTGGGATATTCTGaggacaaaaatataaaataatagccATTAAAAAGGATGAAATGTctcaaaatattaatgcaagCAACATGTGTTGATCAAACTTGGCAGCCTGACTCAATCTGAGCCAAAGATCACTGACCTTCAGTACGGAGGTCATAAACACTGAGCTGCCCATGAGGACGAATATCATGAGGCCGGTGAAGCGCTGCTCTCTGATGCCCAAGAACTTGGGCTGTTCTCCAGGCGCGGAGCATTCGGACTCCAGCTTCAGGCTGTTCACGTGGGAGATTGACAGCACCGTCGCGGCCACGAACCACGGCAGGCCCATCAAAGAGCAAACGCCCAGCATCACACCCACCACAAACAGGTCCAGATGATACCCACAGCCTTTCTGTGGAGACACACGGACACAACAAAGGACATCAAGTCTACAAGAATATTTGCTTACCAAATGAAGCATATTGTGAAGGACTTAGCAACACACCTTCAGCTTGTGTTCCTTCCTGTTAATAATAACGGCAGTGATTTGTTGGTCCATGAAGATGAGGATGGTGCACAGCAGAGCTGGGATGAATGTCACAATAGTGGTCCACCATGGGTTTGGTCCTAATGGGCTGATGAACCAGCCACGGTCATCTCTGGTTGGCTGTGAGAGATCATCtgattaattaagtattcataTGCAGAGGATAGATTTATGCAGAAATGTACAAATGAAAAGGATACAGTACTGTAAAACCTCTCTAAACGACTCACTTTAAACTCATTAGGAACCTGTAGTTTGGGGGACGGAACCCCTAAAGCGTAGTCGATCAGAACCATAGTCAAGATGGTAATGAAAACAGCAAAATCACTGATAATGGCCCTCACCTGTTTAGAAACACACAAAATTAGAGTAAGTGCtagaaaatgaacagaaatctatgatctttaaaaatgtgaatgGCTTTGCAGTGCCTGTTGACTACTGGCCAGGTATAATGGGTCTAAATAAattttgattatattatatatattaattacaattattataaatatataactatatatttatatactatttatatatagatatataaaataaatatacatagatattatattatattattaaagataattatttttatcttaatataataaattatttttattatattaaaacaataatagtgatgataataataattattattttaattatataatataatataattttaattatattaaattgttatttttatttatgaaaataaagttaatttaaaaagacTGCTCAGACAAAACTTTAATTTGAATCAAAGTAATATTAagttaaagaaattaaagaaaacaataattgttataaatattattcataataatataataataatatctaaatatattttaatacatatctaagacataaaatgaatatgcaattatattatattattaaatataataatcatatcatcataataattattatatttatctttaataatattatatatttaattgtattatactAAAAAATATTCttactattattactttattattattattcaatatgcAGCATACTAtaattatatgttttatttatatatgttataCTTATATGTTGCCGctagataaacacacacacataattccacacacacatatattttcaCAGTTGTCTGTACTATTCTATACTGAACCACACACAAGCTTCTTGCCTTGGTTGGGAAGTAACGGCTAGTTTTGAACTCTTTAAGGAAGGAGGACATGGCAACCGTGGAGAAGAAGAGAATGACAGACCAGAAGAGGACATCAGGGATGTATGGACCGTGATGACCACAGGCTCTGCCCACAAACTCACCCCTGTACTCCACACAGCCCTGAGattaaacaaaacacacaataatCACATCTGCTTCTGATGAAGAACACAGACAAAAAAGAGGATAAAATCATATACGGTCGTGTGTAACTGTGGAAATATCACAAGAATTTGTTTATAGTGGATTAGATTGTGTgttgtatatttgtgtgtgtgcaggagCTTAAATATAAAGCAGAGGGAGGGGAACTGAGGTGAATGAGAAGAGGATTTGCTTTTATTAAAGAATGAGTCACTGAAATGTATTAACCCATATCTGAGCCACAGAAATGAGAGGGGCGTCTGTGGGAATGTTCGGAATGATACACTGGTTTTACCAGAAAGTAGTATGCAGTACCGTAAACTGTATGCAaattttatgtataaaataattgcaGTATACAAACCAGCTGAGTTTGTGTGGAACAtacaatcccacaatgcaatgtgctTACTGATTAAAGCATTTAACGTCCCCACCCCGCTCTGTACGTCATTACATGCAATTGCTAACAAACACAATGCAGGACGACAACTGAATGTGTGATGTAGCCATAAAATTCAAGAAATTAAAGgaaaaaatgcccctgtataGGTTtttgtcttacacttatatcACATGATGAAGTTTAGCAATATCACACGAACAAGAGAGCTGTTTATTTCCTGAATATCTGAACaaattaatatgtaatattgattttatacaacagtacaataaacaagttaatattgtaacatttttgacacagtattgtctgttttcactcaATTTTGCCAATAAAACAGTTCCAAAACAAAGTTTTGTTGCAGAATAAATCCACGTTTTTGAATAAATCGAGTGAGCCAATGATTCAGCGACTCCTtagtctcgcgtagccagaccttcagactgacggctgaaggtctgggaACTTTGTCCGCTTTGAatggccaaggcccgcccaaGAGGCCATTTGACTGACAGGTAAATCAACCAATCACGTTTCGTTTTGTGGTGTGTCATGTTTAGGGGcgtggaaatgtcgccacaataacagaccagtGCGTAAAACTCttggacatattttaaagattctatgccgcgaaatttaaatatttcacaattcacatacttttgaaaatccagagTTTAGTTGATACTGATAAGCGCTCAttgtcacagttgtaaacatgaCAGCTTTCTTCTTCGATGAGGGATTTTGGCGtcacggcatctttgtttccaggcggaacgttaaagaacgcaACACACACGTCTCctggaaatcctgtataatctAACCAATCCGATGATGACtttcgaaactcctgaagtgatTCCAGAtaagtgtgccatatgcatcagacattTAGACAACGTTCCGTGggcgtgacgtctgaggctgagactagtGACTCCTTAATAAAGATcaagtcacttgcttcgtttttgaatgaatcaaccatttGAGCGattcagttgaatgaatgactctcACATCAAGACAGTTACTTGCCACCACCTACTGGTGtctttagtttcatatttagaGTATGTTATGGCCACAATGCAGCCATATGTGTAATAAATTCTATGttgaatcaaaatatttcttcctaaagctactttttaaaaatatctattCAATGCTTTTCTCATTTAGCACAATAATGACTACATATTTGGGGGGTAATTTCACAGCACAAATTAATGTGCCCTCATAAATAGTGCATCACTTTTTGTGCAAACTAATCTgcaattagattaattaattggCACGTCATGTAATTAGATTaacatttttggtaacactttacttaaggCCTTTAGGTATTATAAAAGtagtattaatgtattaacgCACATACCACCACAAAGCATGTTTATTCTGAGCATTCATTAAGCCCTGACTTTCTGAGTTGAAGGCAGTTATGAGTCTTTACTGACTGTAAATTTattgaaattaacttttttccATTTACAATAAAACTAGCTATATATAACTAGCTATCTAGCTATGTCACATGTATAATTTCTTAAAGttgagttaaaaaaaatcaaaaagctAAATTTTTGGTCGAAAATGTACGTCGCCATCTTTGCTCCAACCAAAGTAGCTTAAATGCACCTGACATTTACGAATTCCCAACTCGTAAATACAAACTTCCCAGGAGGACACCAATAGTCGCACTCACCTTAACATCCAGGCCTAACCAGTCAATCTCAGATGCAGTCATGTTTTTTTCCTGCCAGTAATTCAGTGTGGCATTGCTGGGCTCGTTAGGCATTGTGCACACACACCTGcaaaacacataaatacatcACAATATTTCATGTTGATAACTTTATCAACACGTACAACTGAATTTATAGAAGTGACCTTGAGGAAGATCGATGTGTTTGTGTATCAGTACTCACGAGTACTGAGTAAGCTGGTTGAGGTCATTGTGCATGTTGAAAGCGTACGTCTCTCCCAGGTGAATGAGTTTCTCCAGAGCCTCGTAGATGAAAATGATGCAGATGAGGGAAGCGAAGGCTTCCTCTGTGAATCGTGTGATGTAACACACCAGCGAGCTGGCGTCTGTGGCAACCAGCACAAGACACAAAAAGGCCGTCCACAGACCGATACACACGCGTAAGGAGAGGTAGGACAAACCATACTCTCtgaggagaaaaacacagataaaaatTAGTCTTTATTTTATGGTAAAATTATAAAGGACACCTTGGGGGTGAATTCACTAAATAGTGTAGCACTAGTGAATTCCCCTGAAGAGACTTAGTGCAAATTAAAGGCGTCTCACTTGCAGAATTTGAAGAGGATTTTCTCAAAGACCAAGACAGGTCCCGTGCTGCCCAAGATAGTGAGGGGCTGCCCAGCAAACAAAGAATACGCTATACCCGTCATAGAGGCTCCAAACAGAGACTCTATCGCACTCTAAGAGAGAAATGGGAAGAACAAATCATCAGTCACATCATAATCAACCCATCAGTTTTAATATACGTTTTTGCACGTGTCCTTACTATGCGTCCTTCTGTAGCTTCTCCCAGCAGACCTCCAAAAGTGATAACAGGAGACATGCAGGCGCAGTACAGGAAAAGAAAGGAGGCAAGACACTGCAAACTGATGGCATCTGTGTAATCTGACAGGTAGTGAGGAGCCTTGCGCTTGATGTCCATAAAAAAACCACCAAAAAACCTGACAATCCAAATAAAAGGTTCCCTGATTTACAGAATTCACGAACACTAAAATATATGGACAGTACATATTTGCAGATTACTCACTTCCCTGTGCGCTGTAGCTCTGGTCCTCCGTGGCCTCCGTGCTCCTCGGCCTCCCCCAAATCAGCCCCTC
The Onychostoma macrolepis isolate SWU-2019 chromosome 11, ASM1243209v1, whole genome shotgun sequence genome window above contains:
- the slc4a10a gene encoding sodium-driven chloride bicarbonate exchanger isoform X2 codes for the protein MDVKDQGAQMEPLLPARNDEEAVLDRGGTRSMLNTNFEKEELEGHRTLYIGVHVPLGRRSHRRHRHHGHRHRKRSRERDSGTEDGRESPSYTDTPSQRVQFLLGMEDDEEHIPHALFTELDEICLKEGEDAEWKETARWLKFEEDVEDGGERWSKPYVATLSLHSLFELRSCILNGIVMLDMRANSLEEIADMVLDQHETSGSLGEEVRKKIRNALLKQHHHQNQKKLANRIPIVRSFADIGRKQSEPHSMDKNVIITTQSPPSSFSSLWSRFSHSVRNRQVLLCPAWSLRCTKCLSAPHKPHPSLSALPAPDNPLIRPKKPCIPFSKRLSPPYGYHVIPTFDPEEETTSGQMVSPQAQPTTTEGRADGSRENSAVDFSKIDLHFMKKIPPGAEASNILVGELEFLEKPVVAFIRLSPAVLLNGLAEVPITTRFLFILLGPMGKGPQYHEIGRSIATLMTDEVFHDVAYKAKDRSDLVAGIDEFLDQVTVLPPGEWDPTIRIEPPKNVPSQEKRKVPPLANGGADLGEAEEHGGHGGPELQRTGKFFGGFFMDIKRKAPHYLSDYTDAISLQCLASFLFLYCACMSPVITFGGLLGEATEGRISAIESLFGASMTGIAYSLFAGQPLTILGSTGPVLVFEKILFKFCKEYGLSYLSLRVCIGLWTAFLCLVLVATDASSLVCYITRFTEEAFASLICIIFIYEALEKLIHLGETYAFNMHNDLNQLTQYSCVCTMPNEPSNATLNYWQEKNMTASEIDWLGLDVKGCVEYRGEFVGRACGHHGPYIPDVLFWSVILFFSTVAMSSFLKEFKTSRYFPTKVRAIISDFAVFITILTMVLIDYALGVPSPKLQVPNEFKPTRDDRGWFISPLGPNPWWTTIVTFIPALLCTILIFMDQQITAVIINRKEHKLKKGCGYHLDLFVVGVMLGVCSLMGLPWFVAATVLSISHVNSLKLESECSAPGEQPKFLGIREQRFTGLMIFVLMGSSVFMTSVLKNIPMPVLYGVFLYMGASSLRGIQFFDRLKLFGMPTKHQPDFIYLRHVPLRKVHLFTIIQLSCLVLLWVIKTSRAAIVFPMMVLALVFIRKLLDFVFSKRDLSWLDDLMPESKKKKMEDAQQEENQCVLMEDEGIVQVPLEGHFKDDPSTVNISDEMTKSSFGNIWKGLNTDSTNKDQSSKSSTVEVAIGHKRGDEKKEADLDRETSL
- the slc4a10a gene encoding sodium-driven chloride bicarbonate exchanger isoform X1; translated protein: MDVKDQGAQMEPLLPAVQSPASDNGRNDEEAVLDRGGTRSMLNTNFEKEELEGHRTLYIGVHVPLGRRSHRRHRHHGHRHRKRSRERDSGTEDGRESPSYTDTPSQRVQFLLGMEDDEEHIPHALFTELDEICLKEGEDAEWKETARWLKFEEDVEDGGERWSKPYVATLSLHSLFELRSCILNGIVMLDMRANSLEEIADMVLDQHETSGSLGEEVRKKIRNALLKQHHHQNQKKLANRIPIVRSFADIGRKQSEPHSMDKNVIITTQSPPSSFSSLWSRFSHSVRNRQVLLCPAWSLRCTKCLSAPHKPHPSLSALPAPDNPLIRPKKPCIPFSKRLSPPYGYHVIPTFDPEEETTSGQMVSPQAQPTTTEGRADGSRENSAVDFSKIDLHFMKKIPPGAEASNILVGELEFLEKPVVAFIRLSPAVLLNGLAEVPITTRFLFILLGPMGKGPQYHEIGRSIATLMTDEVFHDVAYKAKDRSDLVAGIDEFLDQVTVLPPGEWDPTIRIEPPKNVPSQEKRKVPPLANGGADLGEAEEHGGHGGPELQRTGKFFGGFFMDIKRKAPHYLSDYTDAISLQCLASFLFLYCACMSPVITFGGLLGEATEGRISAIESLFGASMTGIAYSLFAGQPLTILGSTGPVLVFEKILFKFCKEYGLSYLSLRVCIGLWTAFLCLVLVATDASSLVCYITRFTEEAFASLICIIFIYEALEKLIHLGETYAFNMHNDLNQLTQYSCVCTMPNEPSNATLNYWQEKNMTASEIDWLGLDVKGCVEYRGEFVGRACGHHGPYIPDVLFWSVILFFSTVAMSSFLKEFKTSRYFPTKVRAIISDFAVFITILTMVLIDYALGVPSPKLQVPNEFKPTRDDRGWFISPLGPNPWWTTIVTFIPALLCTILIFMDQQITAVIINRKEHKLKKGCGYHLDLFVVGVMLGVCSLMGLPWFVAATVLSISHVNSLKLESECSAPGEQPKFLGIREQRFTGLMIFVLMGSSVFMTSVLKNIPMPVLYGVFLYMGASSLRGIQFFDRLKLFGMPTKHQPDFIYLRHVPLRKVHLFTIIQLSCLVLLWVIKTSRAAIVFPMMVLALVFIRKLLDFVFSKRDLSWLDDLMPESKKKKMEDAQQEENQCVLMEDEGIVQVPLEGHFKDDPSTVNISDEMTKSSFGNIWKGLNTDSTNKDQSSKSSTVEVAIGHKRGDEKKEADLDRETSL